From a single Flavobacterium sp. genomic region:
- the nusA gene encoding transcription termination factor NusA encodes MENIALIESFSEFKDDKLIDRVTLMAILEDVFRNALKKKYGSDDNFDIIINPDKGDMEIWRNRVVVEDGEVEDPNSEISLTEARRIEPDFEVGEDVSEEVKLIQLGRRAILSLRQNLISKIHEHDNTNLYKQFKDLIGDIYTAEVHHVRPKAVILMDDEGNEIVLPKEKQIPNDYFKKGDNVRGVIENVELKGNKPQIIMSRTAPEFLEKLFEQEIPEVFDGLITIKKVVRIPGEKAKVAVDSYDDRIDPVGACVGMKGSRIHGIVRELGNENIDVINYTTNAQLYITRALSPAKVSTVKINEEAKTAEVFLKIEEVSKAIGRGGNNIKLASLLTGYEIDVIREGAIQEEDDVELREFSDEIEAWVIEEFEKIGLDTARSVLNQDVDDLVRRTDLEEETILDVMNILKEELEG; translated from the coding sequence ATGGAGAATATTGCATTAATAGAATCGTTTTCAGAATTTAAAGACGACAAACTCATCGATAGAGTTACACTAATGGCAATTTTAGAGGATGTATTTAGAAATGCATTAAAAAAGAAATATGGTTCTGACGATAATTTTGATATCATTATTAATCCTGATAAAGGAGATATGGAGATATGGAGAAATCGTGTTGTCGTAGAAGATGGCGAAGTAGAAGATCCAAATTCTGAAATTTCATTAACTGAAGCAAGAAGAATTGAGCCTGATTTTGAAGTAGGCGAAGATGTTTCTGAAGAAGTAAAGTTGATTCAATTAGGAAGAAGAGCAATTTTGTCTTTACGTCAAAACTTAATTTCTAAGATTCACGAACACGATAATACAAATCTTTATAAACAATTTAAAGACTTAATTGGAGATATTTATACAGCGGAAGTACACCATGTTCGGCCAAAAGCTGTAATTTTGATGGATGATGAAGGAAATGAAATTGTTTTACCAAAAGAAAAACAAATTCCAAATGATTATTTCAAAAAAGGAGATAATGTTAGAGGTGTAATCGAAAATGTTGAATTGAAAGGTAACAAACCACAAATCATCATGTCTAGAACTGCTCCAGAATTCCTTGAGAAATTATTCGAACAAGAAATTCCTGAAGTGTTTGATGGTTTAATTACAATCAAAAAAGTAGTTCGTATTCCTGGTGAAAAAGCAAAAGTAGCGGTAGATTCTTATGATGATAGAATTGATCCTGTTGGAGCTTGTGTAGGTATGAAAGGTTCCCGTATTCATGGAATTGTTCGTGAATTAGGCAACGAAAACATTGATGTTATTAATTATACAACCAATGCTCAATTGTATATTACAAGAGCTTTAAGTCCTGCAAAAGTTTCTACAGTTAAAATTAATGAAGAGGCTAAAACGGCAGAAGTATTTTTGAAAATAGAAGAGGTGTCTAAAGCTATTGGTAGAGGTGGGAATAACATTAAATTAGCTAGTTTATTAACAGGTTATGAAATTGATGTAATTAGAGAAGGCGCAATACAGGAGGAAGATGATGTTGAGTTAAGAGAATTCTCTGACGAAATTGAAGCTTGGGTTATTGAAGAATTTGAAAAAATCGGTTTAGATACAGCTAGAAGCGTATTAAATCAAGATGTTGATGATTTGGTAAGAAGAACCGATCTTGAAGAGGAAACAATTTTAGATGTAATGAATATATTAAAAGAAGAATTAGAAGGATAA
- a CDS encoding thioredoxin family protein has protein sequence MSKFGELIDAQVPVLIDFFTEWNEPSVAMNEVIRHVAAALGDKARVIKIDVDKNQELADALRIKGLPTLMIYKEGQMVWRQSGELDANTLISLVQEQA, from the coding sequence AAGTCCCTGTACTTATCGATTTTTTTACAGAGTGGAATGAACCTTCAGTAGCAATGAACGAAGTTATTCGTCATGTAGCAGCGGCCTTAGGAGACAAAGCGCGTGTAATTAAAATTGATGTGGATAAAAATCAGGAATTAGCCGATGCACTTCGTATTAAAGGGTTACCTACTTTAATGATTTATAAAGAAGGTCAAATGGTATGGAGGCAAAGCGGTGAACTTGATGCAAATACGTTGATTTCGTTAGTGCAAGAACAAGCCTAA
- a CDS encoding universal stress protein, giving the protein MKRILVPTDFSKHAEYALKVAAQIAKKSGGEIFLVHMLELPTSGNDAMSTAHEIPELMLFKNAAINKLDTIMSAEYLSGVNISKIIQFEMAFDGIIKNGKAHNVDLIVMGSHGASGFQEMFIGSNTEKVVRNSDVPVLVIKREESDFNANNFVFASDFSEEIKKPFEKVVEFADKFNSHLHLVTVNTPNNFKSTRVAQKAMDEFVAEFKINNCSTHIYNDVNVEKGILHFAKGINADIIGMSTHGRKGLSHFFNGSISEDLVNHAKRPVITFKI; this is encoded by the coding sequence ATGAAACGAATTTTAGTACCTACCGATTTTTCAAAACACGCAGAATACGCATTAAAAGTTGCAGCCCAGATAGCCAAAAAAAGTGGTGGAGAGATATTTTTAGTACACATGCTTGAATTACCAACATCAGGAAATGACGCCATGTCTACAGCACATGAAATACCCGAATTAATGCTATTTAAAAACGCTGCAATTAATAAATTAGATACTATTATGAGTGCTGAATATCTTAGTGGTGTTAATATTTCTAAAATTATTCAATTCGAAATGGCTTTTGACGGGATCATTAAAAATGGCAAAGCTCACAATGTAGACTTAATAGTAATGGGATCTCACGGAGCGAGTGGTTTTCAAGAAATGTTTATTGGATCTAATACAGAGAAAGTAGTTAGAAACTCAGATGTACCTGTATTAGTAATCAAAAGAGAAGAAAGCGATTTTAATGCTAATAACTTTGTATTTGCTTCTGACTTTTCCGAAGAAATAAAAAAACCTTTTGAAAAAGTTGTTGAATTTGCAGATAAATTTAATTCTCATTTACATTTAGTAACCGTTAACACTCCTAACAATTTTAAATCAACAAGAGTAGCACAAAAAGCTATGGATGAATTTGTTGCTGAATTTAAAATCAATAATTGTTCAACTCATATTTACAACGACGTTAATGTAGAAAAAGGTATTTTACATTTTGCAAAAGGCATCAATGCTGATATAATTGGAATGAGTACACATGGAAGAAAAGGCTTATCACACTTCTTCAACGGAAGCATCAGTGAAGACTTAGTAAATCACGCTAAACGTCCAGTTATTACTTTTAAAATCTAG
- the rimP gene encoding ribosome assembly cofactor RimP has protein sequence MTFKNKVQEALDVALLEREHLFLIDFTINDANKISVVLDGDFGVNLQDCIDVSRAVEGNLDREEQDFSLEVASAGVSSPLKLVRQYKKNIGRTIKVKTISSEEIEAKLITADDEKITLEWQAREPKKIGKGKETVDKKLELSYGNIKEAVVIISF, from the coding sequence ATGACATTTAAAAATAAAGTTCAAGAAGCATTAGATGTAGCATTGTTGGAGCGTGAGCATCTTTTTTTGATAGATTTTACTATCAATGACGCTAATAAAATTAGTGTAGTTTTAGATGGTGATTTTGGTGTAAATTTACAAGATTGTATCGATGTAAGTAGAGCTGTTGAGGGTAATTTAGATAGAGAAGAGCAAGATTTTTCTTTAGAAGTTGCTTCAGCAGGAGTTTCAAGTCCGCTAAAATTAGTAAGACAATACAAAAAAAATATAGGTAGAACTATAAAAGTTAAGACCATTTCATCGGAAGAAATTGAAGCAAAATTAATTACAGCTGATGATGAAAAAATAACTTTAGAATGGCAGGCTCGTGAGCCAAAAAAAATAGGAAAAGGAAAAGAAACAGTTGATAAAAAACTGGAACTTTCTTATGGAAATATAAAAGAAGCAGTTGTTATAATATCATTTTAA
- a CDS encoding DUF2723 domain-containing protein has translation MNSFNFKKWNTIIGWSTFIVALITYSLTVEPTMSFWDCGEYIATSANLEVGHPPGAPLFQMLGAFFAMFALSADKIALMVNYLSVFSSAFTVLFMFWSLTILLKKLITKETELSTINAILILGSAAVATLSFTFTDSFWYNAVEAEVYAMATFLISLLFWLGLRWEQEINTPRGNKWLLLISLVIGLSFGVHFMALLAFPAIGFLYFFKKYNNVTLKSFLIANVVIVAILLFIFKLLLPYTLAFFGKTEIFMVNSLGMPFNSGTIFAFILIVAAFYFGLNYTKKKGHVFYNTLILATLFILIGFSTWMMLPIRANANTPINENKPSDAAEVLAYYNREQYGEQKLFYGPQFSDTYSGLDPVTPYLDDKPNYERDYKTKKYIITNDYINAKQNTDDAHKGLLPRMWSNEHNENYMIFTEPLEFRINPEYAHEDELVQIVTQFRKAYAAGELDEKDYDKFLKGYGEYLIVDKPTFVNNMKFMVQYQFGYMYLRYLLWNFVGRQNDVQGKYDNTNGNWLSGINFIDEIFTGTQKNLPSDMQNNKGRNIYYGIPLLLALIGFVFHAMRDKKSFYVLLVLFLFTGLALKIYLNERPFEPRERDYALVGSFYVFAMWIGYGIFAIFDTLKKYIQPKAALAIVLVTSLLASPVVLAAQNWDDHDRSNKDTAYTMAKAYLDSCEPNAILFTIGDNDTFPLWYMQEIEGYRTDIRIVNTSLFMTDWYIDQMKMKTHNSEPIPSSFNREQYKGSHRDYSLYVERTKDPLLLDEMLKFIALDDERAKIELNNGRKVNYFPSKKVIFPIDKATIIKNKVVSEKFYDSIVPAIEFEIKDDALYKNRLMMLDIVNQNNWKRPIYFTGGSFGEDDYIWMKDYLQLDGMCFKLVPIKTPAESPSPMKMGLIDSEKMYNIVMKWDWGNSGKSIIYHDVETRKNSITYRTNLARLAETLITEGKLEKAEKVIDLAMEKMPVKYFEYYSMLEPFVIGYYEVGKKEKARAIISEVIKKYQENLTFYNSWKPSEQNFGAIDIVSDIEYYRSLLQVAEAADDLEFYNKEKAKFNTFNKMFDRFGRKME, from the coding sequence ATGAATTCATTCAACTTTAAAAAGTGGAACACTATAATTGGTTGGTCTACTTTTATAGTAGCATTAATTACTTATTCATTAACTGTAGAGCCCACCATGAGTTTTTGGGATTGTGGCGAATACATCGCAACGTCAGCTAATTTAGAAGTAGGCCATCCACCTGGAGCACCTTTGTTTCAAATGTTAGGAGCGTTCTTTGCAATGTTTGCCTTAAGTGCAGACAAAATTGCACTGATGGTTAATTACCTTTCTGTATTTTCAAGTGCTTTTACTGTACTTTTTATGTTTTGGTCGTTAACCATTTTATTAAAAAAATTAATTACTAAAGAAACTGAACTTTCAACAATTAATGCCATTCTTATTTTAGGCAGTGCAGCTGTTGCTACTTTGTCTTTTACTTTTACCGACAGTTTTTGGTACAACGCAGTAGAAGCTGAGGTATATGCAATGGCAACTTTTCTAATCTCTTTGTTATTTTGGTTAGGATTACGCTGGGAACAAGAAATAAACACACCAAGAGGAAACAAATGGCTTTTACTAATCTCTTTAGTAATAGGTCTTTCATTTGGAGTTCACTTTATGGCTCTTTTAGCATTTCCAGCTATTGGATTTTTATATTTTTTCAAAAAATACAATAATGTTACCTTGAAAAGTTTTTTGATTGCTAATGTAGTTATAGTCGCTATTTTGCTTTTTATCTTTAAACTTTTACTTCCATATACCTTAGCATTCTTTGGTAAAACTGAAATCTTCATGGTGAACAGTCTTGGAATGCCATTTAACTCTGGAACTATCTTTGCTTTTATTTTAATAGTTGCTGCTTTCTATTTCGGATTAAATTATACCAAGAAAAAAGGACATGTTTTTTACAATACTTTAATTTTAGCTACTCTTTTTATTTTAATTGGTTTTTCTACATGGATGATGTTACCTATTCGTGCCAATGCTAACACACCAATTAACGAAAACAAACCATCGGATGCAGCAGAGGTTTTAGCTTACTACAATCGCGAACAATATGGTGAACAAAAATTATTCTACGGACCTCAATTTTCGGACACCTATTCTGGTTTAGATCCTGTTACACCTTATTTAGATGATAAGCCAAACTACGAACGTGATTATAAAACAAAAAAATACATCATCACTAACGATTACATCAACGCAAAACAGAATACTGACGACGCTCATAAAGGATTATTACCTAGAATGTGGAGCAATGAGCACAATGAAAATTATATGATTTTCACAGAGCCTTTAGAATTTAGAATCAATCCAGAATATGCTCATGAAGACGAATTAGTTCAAATTGTAACACAATTTAGAAAAGCATATGCCGCAGGAGAATTAGACGAAAAGGATTATGACAAATTCTTAAAAGGATATGGTGAGTATTTAATAGTTGATAAACCTACATTTGTCAATAACATGAAATTCATGGTACAATATCAATTCGGATACATGTACTTGCGCTATTTACTTTGGAATTTTGTAGGAAGACAAAATGATGTACAAGGAAAATATGACAATACTAATGGTAATTGGCTTAGTGGAATTAATTTTATAGATGAAATTTTTACTGGAACTCAAAAAAATCTTCCATCGGATATGCAAAACAACAAAGGAAGAAACATTTATTATGGTATTCCTTTACTTTTAGCACTCATTGGATTTGTTTTTCATGCCATGAGAGATAAAAAAAGTTTCTATGTCCTTTTAGTCTTGTTCCTATTCACAGGTCTTGCCTTAAAAATTTACTTAAACGAAAGACCTTTTGAACCAAGAGAAAGAGATTATGCGCTTGTAGGCTCCTTCTACGTTTTTGCTATGTGGATTGGCTATGGAATTTTTGCTATTTTCGACACTTTGAAAAAATACATTCAACCAAAAGCAGCATTAGCAATCGTTTTAGTAACCTCGTTATTAGCTTCACCAGTTGTTTTAGCAGCTCAAAATTGGGACGACCACGATCGTTCAAACAAAGACACTGCTTATACAATGGCAAAAGCCTATTTAGATTCATGTGAGCCTAATGCAATTTTATTTACTATTGGTGATAATGACACTTTCCCACTTTGGTATATGCAAGAAATTGAAGGATATCGTACTGATATACGAATAGTAAATACAAGTCTATTTATGACGGATTGGTATATTGATCAAATGAAAATGAAAACTCATAATTCTGAACCTATTCCAAGCTCTTTTAACAGAGAACAATATAAGGGAAGTCATAGAGATTACAGTTTATATGTGGAACGCACGAAAGATCCTTTATTACTAGACGAAATGCTTAAATTCATTGCTCTTGACGATGAACGTGCTAAAATTGAATTAAACAACGGTAGAAAGGTAAATTATTTCCCATCTAAGAAAGTAATTTTCCCAATAGACAAAGCAACAATAATAAAAAACAAAGTAGTTTCAGAAAAATTCTATGACTCAATTGTTCCTGCTATTGAATTTGAAATAAAAGATGACGCACTTTACAAAAATCGATTAATGATGCTTGACATTGTAAATCAAAATAATTGGAAACGTCCTATTTATTTTACTGGCGGAAGTTTTGGTGAAGATGACTACATTTGGATGAAAGATTATCTACAATTAGATGGAATGTGTTTCAAATTAGTTCCAATAAAAACACCTGCAGAATCTCCAAGTCCAATGAAAATGGGCTTAATTGACTCTGAAAAAATGTATAATATTGTAATGAAATGGGATTGGGGTAATAGTGGAAAATCTATTATATATCACGATGTTGAAACTCGAAAAAACAGCATCACATACAGAACTAATCTAGCGCGTTTAGCAGAAACTTTAATTACAGAAGGTAAATTAGAAAAAGCAGAAAAAGTAATTGATTTAGCTATGGAAAAAATGCCGGTTAAATATTTTGAATATTATTCAATGCTTGAACCATTTGTAATTGGATATTACGAAGTAGGCAAAAAAGAAAAAGCAAGAGCAATTATTTCGGAAGTAATTAAAAAATACCAAGAAAATCTGACTTTTTATAATAGCTGGAAACCTAGTGAACAAAACTTTGGCGCTATTGATATTGTAAGTGATATTGAATATTATAGAAGCTTGCTACAAGTAGCAGAAGCTGCTGATGATTTAGAATTTTACAATAAAGAAAAAGCAAAATTTAATACCTTTAATAAAATGTTTGACCGTTTTGGTAGAAAAATGGAATAA
- a CDS encoding polysaccharide deacetylase family protein, whose translation MDYNWVKTNSLIKKVFANLVWDIPNLDKKIYLTFDDGPIPEVTEWVLDLLKSEKIKATFFCIGDNIKKHPEVYKRILSEGHQTGNHTFNHLNGWKTQTNHYIDNFKLCETEHLKLNTEHFFLFRPPYGKIKPSQSKAIRAFGYKIIMWDVLSYDFDSTLTAEKCLENVISNTAQGSIIVFHDSLKAEKNLKFALPKAIQILKNRGFVFDVIS comes from the coding sequence ATGGACTATAATTGGGTAAAAACAAATAGTTTGATAAAAAAGGTTTTCGCTAATCTGGTTTGGGATATACCAAACTTGGACAAGAAAATCTATTTAACATTTGATGACGGACCAATTCCAGAAGTAACTGAATGGGTTTTAGACCTTTTAAAATCGGAGAAAATTAAAGCGACTTTCTTCTGTATTGGAGATAATATCAAAAAACATCCTGAAGTTTATAAAAGAATTCTGTCTGAAGGACATCAAACAGGAAATCACACTTTCAATCATTTAAACGGATGGAAAACCCAAACTAATCATTACATCGATAATTTCAAGTTGTGCGAAACTGAACACTTAAAACTGAACACTGAACACTTTTTTTTATTTCGTCCTCCTTATGGAAAAATAAAGCCTAGTCAATCGAAAGCAATTAGAGCGTTCGGTTACAAAATAATCATGTGGGATGTTTTGAGTTATGATTTTGATTCAACCCTTACGGCAGAAAAATGTCTGGAAAATGTAATTTCAAATACGGCACAAGGAAGCATTATCGTATTTCACGATAGCTTAAAAGCAGAAAAAAATTTGAAATTTGCATTACCAAAAGCAATACAAATTTTAAAAAATAGGGGATTTGTTTTTGATGTAATTTCTTAG